In Pseudorasbora parva isolate DD20220531a chromosome 9, ASM2467924v1, whole genome shotgun sequence, the following proteins share a genomic window:
- the LOC137088829 gene encoding zinc finger protein 41-like isoform X1 — MEFIKVEIVDKNVPEPCRVKDEEDADEQRDQMEVKEESQEMSDVKENHYFEKPEDFIVGEKCISSSLTENNFSQKTEANNSFSCPQCEKIFIHKGHLKEHIRIHTGEKPYACHLCGKNFMCKGHLNSHMRIHTEERPFTCHLCGKNFKCKGNLNVHMRIHTRGRPFTCHLCGRSFACKSSLTCHVRVHTGEKPFSCPQCDKSFLHKGSLRFHMRSHIEEGPFSCHQCGKSFTNKENLKFHARIHTEESPLTCLQCGKRFTNKENLMCHMRIHSGEKPYTCHQCGKSFTDKGYIKRHMRSHTGEKPFICPQCGKSFTHKGNFKIHIRIHTGEKPSKCPQCGKSFTHRGQLKDHMRIHTGEKPYTCPQCEKSFNCKAHLNKHIRTHTGEKPFTCHECGKSFTVQRSLHMHMKYHSGEKLHECSECGKRFAESNTLKTHLLIHSEERPFSCEKCGKKFILAARLKAHLKLHTDERPYLCSLCGESFKLLGSLKSHQKIHASEKSYVCPECGKAFTRASYLKRHQRTHTGENLDKNLVQKVQNLSSVISK, encoded by the exons ATGGAGTTTATTAAAGTGGAGATTGTGGACAAGAATGTTCCAGAACCCTGCAGAGTGAAAGATGAAGAAGATGCTGATGAACAAAGAG ACCAGATGGAAGTGAAAGAGGAAAGTCAAGAAATGAGTGACGTCAAGGAGAACCACTATTTCGAGAAACCTGAAGATTTTATAGTTGGAGAAAAATGTATCAGTTCCTCGCTAACTGAAAATAATTTCTCACAAAAAACAGAAGCCAATAATTCTTTCTCCTGCCCTCAGTGTGAGAAGATTTTTATTCACAAAGGACACCTTAAAGAACACATTAGAAtacacactggagagaagccataTGCATGTCATCTGTGTGGAAAGAACTTCATGTGTAAAGGACACCTCAATagtcacatgagaattcacactgaaGAGAGGCCTTTCACGTGTCACCTGTGTGGAAAGAACTTCAAGTGTAAAGGAAACCTTAATgttcacatgagaattcacactagAGGGAGGCCTTTCACGTGTCACCTGTGTGGAAGAAGTTTTGCGTGCAAAAGCAGTCTTACATGTCATGTGAGAgttcacaccggagagaagcctttcTCTTGCCCCCAGTGTGACAAGAGCTTCTTACATAAAGGAAGCCTTAGGTTTCACATGAGAAGTCACATCGAAGAGGGGCCTTTCAGTTGccatcagtgtggaaagagttttacaAATAAAGAAAACCTAAAGTTTCATGCAAGAATTCACACAGAAGAGAGCCCTTTAACTTGCCTTCAGTGTGGAAAGCGTTTCACAAATAAAGAAAACCTCATGtgtcacatgagaattcactcTGGTGAGAAGCCTTACACATGccatcagtgtggaaagagtttcacagaTAAAGGATACATAAAGCGTCACATGAGAAGTCACACCGGAGAAAAGCCTTTCAtatgccctcagtgtggaaagagttttacaCATAAAGGAAACTTTAAAATTCACATAAGAattcacaccggagagaagccaTCCAAGTGTccacagtgtggaaagagtttcacacaTAGAGGACAGCTTAAAgatcacatgagaattcacaccggagagaagccttacacatgccctcagtgtgaaaagagtttCAATTGTAAAGCACACCTTAACAAGCACATAAGAActcacaccggagagaagccgttcacaTGCCATGAGTGTGGGAAGAGCTTCACAGTTCAAAGAAGCCTACACATGCACATGAAATATCATTCTGGAGAGAAGTTACACGAGTGTTCTGAGTGTGGCAAGAGGTTTGCAGAGAGCAACACATTGAAAACGCATTTGCTCATTCACTCTGAAGAAAGACCGTTTAGTTGcgaaaagtgtggcaaaaagtttattttggcAGCACGCTTAAAGGCACATCTGAAACTTCATACAGATGAGAGACCCTATTTATGCTCTTTGTGTGGAGAGAGTTTTAAACTGCTTGGCAGTTTAAAATCACACCAGAAAATACATGCCAGTGAGAAATCTTATGTGTGCCCTGAGTGCGGGAAAGCTTTTACCAGAGCAAGCTATTTAAAACGGCACCAACGgactcacactggagaaaacCTAGACAAAAACCTTGTCCAGAAAGTGCAAAATTTGTCTTCTGTAATTAGTAAATAG
- the LOC137088829 gene encoding zinc finger protein 569-like isoform X2 has translation MKKMLMNKECEKIFIHKGHLKEHIRIHTGEKPYACHLCGKNFMCKGHLNSHMRIHTEERPFTCHLCGKNFKCKGNLNVHMRIHTRGRPFTCHLCGRSFACKSSLTCHVRVHTGEKPFSCPQCDKSFLHKGSLRFHMRSHIEEGPFSCHQCGKSFTNKENLKFHARIHTEESPLTCLQCGKRFTNKENLMCHMRIHSGEKPYTCHQCGKSFTDKGYIKRHMRSHTGEKPFICPQCGKSFTHKGNFKIHIRIHTGEKPSKCPQCGKSFTHRGQLKDHMRIHTGEKPYTCPQCEKSFNCKAHLNKHIRTHTGEKPFTCHECGKSFTVQRSLHMHMKYHSGEKLHECSECGKRFAESNTLKTHLLIHSEERPFSCEKCGKKFILAARLKAHLKLHTDERPYLCSLCGESFKLLGSLKSHQKIHASEKSYVCPECGKAFTRASYLKRHQRTHTGENLDKNLVQKVQNLSSVISK, from the exons ATGAAGAAGATGCTGATGAACAAAGAG TGTGAGAAGATTTTTATTCACAAAGGACACCTTAAAGAACACATTAGAAtacacactggagagaagccataTGCATGTCATCTGTGTGGAAAGAACTTCATGTGTAAAGGACACCTCAATagtcacatgagaattcacactgaaGAGAGGCCTTTCACGTGTCACCTGTGTGGAAAGAACTTCAAGTGTAAAGGAAACCTTAATgttcacatgagaattcacactagAGGGAGGCCTTTCACGTGTCACCTGTGTGGAAGAAGTTTTGCGTGCAAAAGCAGTCTTACATGTCATGTGAGAgttcacaccggagagaagcctttcTCTTGCCCCCAGTGTGACAAGAGCTTCTTACATAAAGGAAGCCTTAGGTTTCACATGAGAAGTCACATCGAAGAGGGGCCTTTCAGTTGccatcagtgtggaaagagttttacaAATAAAGAAAACCTAAAGTTTCATGCAAGAATTCACACAGAAGAGAGCCCTTTAACTTGCCTTCAGTGTGGAAAGCGTTTCACAAATAAAGAAAACCTCATGtgtcacatgagaattcactcTGGTGAGAAGCCTTACACATGccatcagtgtggaaagagtttcacagaTAAAGGATACATAAAGCGTCACATGAGAAGTCACACCGGAGAAAAGCCTTTCAtatgccctcagtgtggaaagagttttacaCATAAAGGAAACTTTAAAATTCACATAAGAattcacaccggagagaagccaTCCAAGTGTccacagtgtggaaagagtttcacacaTAGAGGACAGCTTAAAgatcacatgagaattcacaccggagagaagccttacacatgccctcagtgtgaaaagagtttCAATTGTAAAGCACACCTTAACAAGCACATAAGAActcacaccggagagaagccgttcacaTGCCATGAGTGTGGGAAGAGCTTCACAGTTCAAAGAAGCCTACACATGCACATGAAATATCATTCTGGAGAGAAGTTACACGAGTGTTCTGAGTGTGGCAAGAGGTTTGCAGAGAGCAACACATTGAAAACGCATTTGCTCATTCACTCTGAAGAAAGACCGTTTAGTTGcgaaaagtgtggcaaaaagtttattttggcAGCACGCTTAAAGGCACATCTGAAACTTCATACAGATGAGAGACCCTATTTATGCTCTTTGTGTGGAGAGAGTTTTAAACTGCTTGGCAGTTTAAAATCACACCAGAAAATACATGCCAGTGAGAAATCTTATGTGTGCCCTGAGTGCGGGAAAGCTTTTACCAGAGCAAGCTATTTAAAACGGCACCAACGgactcacactggagaaaacCTAGACAAAAACCTTGTCCAGAAAGTGCAAAATTTGTCTTCTGTAATTAGTAAATAG